A single region of the Acidobacteriota bacterium genome encodes:
- a CDS encoding STAS domain-containing protein, with translation MSIATRNVHGVTILDVQGRITIGEESALIRNTIRGLVQSGQKNLLMNLADVRTVDSTGIGELVSSYTHVADQGGALKLLHLTKRTRELLAITKLLTVFDTFENEADAVASFA, from the coding sequence ATGAGCATCGCGACCAGAAACGTGCACGGCGTCACCATCCTGGATGTCCAGGGCAGAATCACCATCGGCGAAGAGAGCGCACTGATACGGAATACCATACGGGGATTGGTCCAGTCGGGGCAGAAGAATCTACTCATGAACCTGGCCGATGTCCGCACGGTGGACAGCACCGGGATCGGCGAGCTGGTGAGCTCGTACACTCACGTTGCAGACCAGGGAGGAGCGCTCAAGCTTCTCCATCTGACCAAGAGGACCCGGGAGCTGCTGGCCATCACCAAGCTTCTGACCGTTTTCGATACCTTCGAAAACGAGGCTGACGCGGTCGCCAGTTTCGCCTGA